CGTTTTCATCGATGTCCGGATCGGCTCGGGGCGCGTCCGTCTCGTACGGCCGGAGTTTCATGGCGTCAGCATACCTCGTTCGTATGCCACCCGCCGGCGCGGCCGGCGTAGAGAACGCGCCCCCTTCAACGGCCGTAGCGAATCTGCGTGTTGACGAGGCCGAGCTCGACACGGCGGTTCTTGGCGCGGGCTCCTTCGGAGGTTCCGCGAACGAGAGGCAGCGCCTTGCCGTGCCCCTGGACGCTGAGGATCTCCCCCGAAAGCCCGGCCTTGACGAGGTAATCCCGCACCGCCTGGGCGCGCCGCTCGGAGAGCTTCTGGTTGTAAGCGTCGGAACCGACGTCGTCCGTGTGCCCGTTCACGGAGATCGTGTAGTCGTGCGAGGTCATGATGATTCCGGCGATGCGGCTCAGCAGCTCCCGGTCCTCCGGCCTCAGCTCGGCCTTGTCGAACTCGAACTTCAGGTGGTCGCTTCCGAGGTTCATCGTCAGGCCGAGGGCCGTGCGCCGCGTCTCGGCGATCTGCCCCAGAGCCGCCTCGAGACGGTTGACTTCGGCCTCGGCCCTCTTGCGAACGGCATCCGCTTCGGCCTGCGCGCGAACAGCCGTCTCGCGGGCGCTGCTGGCTTCCTGGAGCGCCGCATCGGCCTCCTGGCGCGCGCCGGCGGTCTGCGCCTCCGCCAGCTGACGGCCCTCCGCGGCCGCCCGCGCCGCCGCCTCGGCGGCGACCGCCCGATCCATCGCCTGCCGGGCGAGGGCCGCCGACACGTCGGCCTTTGCGGCCAGAGTGGCCACCTGTCGTTCGACGGCGTCCGTCCGCTCCAGGATCCCGTAGCCGAGAAAGCCCAGGCCACCGGCGACCCCGAGGAGCAGGAGGATGACGAGGAGGACGAGGCCCTTGCCGCGGGCGCGCGCGGGCTCGCTCGTCTCGTCGGAGTGCAGCGAAAGGCCCCTGGAACTCACCTGTTGAGCATCGCTCAACGGCCAGGGTAGGGCAAGTCCACGTTCGGGGAGGTGATCCGCGCCACCCTCCCCGGATCAGCTCTTGCCGGAGGGCGGCGTCGCCTTCACCAGCTCCGGTTCGCCGACGCCCGGGCGCTCGATGACCTGATCGGGGCTCGGCGGAGAGCCCGGCCGCGACTCGGCCAGCCGCATCGGAGCCCCCGCGTCCGACGATTTGTAAGGGCCTCGATCACCCGTACGTCCGCCAGGCCCTCTCGCCCTGAGGGTCGAGGCTCCTGTCCCGTCAGGATGCAGTCGGAAAATGAAGCACCTTGGGCGCGAACTGGTCGGTCCTGGGGAAGGGCTCGACACCGTACGTCCGGCCCAGCGTGCGCCGCTTGGCGGGATCGCCGGAGAAGAGCGCGCAGATCTCGGAGTTCCGCCGGGCGTTCGCGAACGCAGGCAGGACGGCCACCTGGGCGATGTAGCCCAATCCGACCACCGCGTAGCGGACCCTCCCTCCGGGATTCGAGCGCGCCGAGCGGTGGCTGTCCTTGCGCATGGTTCCCTCCCCGAGTTGAATCACGAAAAGTGCAGGATCCGTGCCGCTCCGCGTGTTGGCGAAGTCTTCGCCTTGACCGCCGCCGTCGGCCGCGCATAGGCTCCCGGAACATTTCCCCTGAAGGAGGCTCGATGATGCGCCGCGCCCGCTGCCTTGCCGTCCTCTTCGTCGCCGTCGCCACCCTCGCGCGCGCCAGCGCGGCCGCCGAGAAGACCCCGGAGCCCTTCAACGGCATGAAGTACCGCCTCATCGGCCCGTGGCGCGGGGGACGCGCCATGGCCACCGTGGGGACGACCGGCGACACGAACACGTACTACGCCGGTTACACCGGGGGCGGGGTCTGGAAGACGACCAACGGCGGCGCCTCCTGGACGAGCCTGTTCGACAAGGAAGCGGTCTCCTCGATCGGCGCGATCGACGTGGCCGACTCGGACCCGAACGTCGTCTACGTCGGCACCGGCGAGGCATGCATCCGCGGCAACCTCTCTCACGGCGACGGCGTCTACAAGTCCACTGACGCCGGAAAGACCTGGACCAACGTCGGGCTCAAGGACACCCGCCAGATCGGCGCTCTCCTCGTCCACCCGAAAAACGCCGACCTCGTTTACGTGGCCGCCCTCGGCCACGCCTACGGTCCCCACCCGGAACGCGGCGTCTTCCGTTCCCGGGACGGCGGGAAGACCTGGGAGAAGGTCCTCTTCAAGGACGAGAAGACCGGCGCGATCGACCTGGCCATGGACCCCCGGAACCCGAACATCCTGTTCGCAGCACTGTGGGAGGCCAACCGCACGCCGTGGAGCCTGACCAGCGGCGGCCCGGGGAGCGGCCTGTACCGTTCGAACGACGGCGGCAGCTCCTGGAAGAAGGTCGAGGGCAAGGGCTGGCCCGAGACCGTGCTCGGCAAGATCGGCGTGAGCGTCTCCGGTGCGG
This sequence is a window from Candidatus Polarisedimenticolia bacterium. Protein-coding genes within it:
- a CDS encoding OmpA family protein, whose product is MSSRGLSLHSDETSEPARARGKGLVLLVILLLLGVAGGLGFLGYGILERTDAVERQVATLAAKADVSAALARQAMDRAVAAEAAARAAAEGRQLAEAQTAGARQEADAALQEASSARETAVRAQAEADAVRKRAEAEVNRLEAALGQIAETRRTALGLTMNLGSDHLKFEFDKAELRPEDRELLSRIAGIIMTSHDYTISVNGHTDDVGSDAYNQKLSERRAQAVRDYLVKAGLSGEILSVQGHGKALPLVRGTSEGARAKNRRVELGLVNTQIRYGR
- a CDS encoding Gfo/Idh/MocA family oxidoreductase, which encodes MRKDSHRSARSNPGGRVRYAVVGLGYIAQVAVLPAFANARRNSEICALFSGDPAKRRTLGRTYGVEPFPRTDQFAPKVLHFPTAS